From the Anas platyrhynchos isolate ZD024472 breed Pekin duck chromosome 27, IASCAAS_PekinDuck_T2T, whole genome shotgun sequence genome, one window contains:
- the SNRPE gene encoding small nuclear ribonucleoprotein E, which translates to MAYRGQGQKVQKVMVQPINLIFRYLQNRSRIQVWLYEQVNMRIEGCIIGFDEYMNLVLDDAEEIHSKTKSRKQLGRIMLKGDNITLLQSVSN; encoded by the exons ATGGCGTACCGCGGGCAGGGCCAGAAGGTGCAGAAGGTGATGGTGCAGCCCATC AACCTCATCTTCCGCTACCTGCAGAAC AGGTCGAGGATCCAGGTGTGGCTCTATGAGCAGGTGAACATGCGGATAGAAGGCTGCATCATC GGCTTTGATGAATACATGAATTTGGTGCTGGACGATGCAGAGGAGATTCACTCCAAGACAAAATCAAGGAAACAGCTGG GTCGGATCATGTTAAAAGGGGACAACATCACTCTCCTACAGAGCGTTTCCAACTAG